A genomic region of Podarcis raffonei isolate rPodRaf1 chromosome 13, rPodRaf1.pri, whole genome shotgun sequence contains the following coding sequences:
- the LOC128398658 gene encoding vomeronasal type-2 receptor 26-like — protein MLIFLVMLLVLPPHTTCKAHIVKCHVHDPHPPLHKYHKSGDLILGGIASHSYIISNALAFAEDPPQVLPEELVVVTKNYQHVLALAFAVKEINGNPQMLPNTTLGFHIFDSYFIARGTYHATLLLTSSPDRFVPNYKCDTQNDLIGVIGGLDPLTSLYAATVLDIYKIPQLTYGLAPIMHDKTPGLSFYQMVPQEALQYEGILSLLLHFKWIWIGLFTMELENGEQFVQTVVPMFSSSGICFAFIERIPKVSFITELKDMIQECVKIRDKIMGSKANVMVLYGESYSMIFLRWFPYLSEEEEIGEDARGKVWIMTAQMELTSAVFQKTWDTQIIHGALLFTIHSNALPEFHKFLEHISPSTTDGDFFIKDFWQQAFACVFPSTVTDVMDQEICTGEENLEMLPTPFFEMSMTGHSYCIYNAVYAMAHALHVMFSSRINSRLLEDNMKLTSQVYQLWQFHHFLRGVSFNNSVGDKVSFNQKGELEAGLDIINWIALQNQSFHKVKVGRMDPQTSSGKMFTIHEDAITWHKWFNQARPISVCSKKCIPGSSKKMKEGKPFCCYDCIPCPEGKISDQKDMIDCATCSDQTYPNKNHNFCIPKEISFLSFEEPVGLSLAFSALSGSLVTILVLFTFMKNHNTPIVKANNRQLTYTLLLSLLLCFLSALLFIGQPQMVTCLLRQTAFGIVFSVAVSCVLAKTLTVVLAFMATKPGSRMRKWVGKRLANSIVLSCSLIQGGICIVWLVISPPLPEADVHSMAEEIILGCNEGTVIMFYCVLGYIGFLAIASFTLAFLARKLPDTFNEAKFITFSMLVFCSVWLSFVPTYLSTKGKYMVAVEIFSILASSAGLLVCIFSPKCYIILLKPELNKREQLIRRTN, from the exons ATGCTGATATTTCTGGTGATGCTTCTTGTACTGCCACCTCACACAACATGCAAGGCTCACATTGTGAAATGTCATGTCCATGATCCACACCCTCCACTTCACAAGTATCACAAGTCAGGAGACCTCATCCTTGGTGGCATAGCTTCTCACAGCTACATCATCTCTAATGCCTTAGCCTTCGCTGAAGATCCCCCACAGGTATTGCCCGAAGAGCTGGT CGTGGTGACTAAGAATTACCAGCATgtcctggccttggcatttgcagtAAAGGAGATCAATGGCAACCCTCAGATGTTACCTAATACCACTTTGGGCTTCCACATCTTTGACAGCTATTTCATTGCAAGGGGGACTTATCATGCCACACTGCTCCTTACGTCCAGCCCAGACAGATTCgtccccaactacaaatgtgacactcAGAATGATTTGATAGGTGTCATTGGGGGACTTGATCCCCTAACCTCTCTTTATGCAGCAACAGTCTTGGATATCTACAAAATTCCACAG CTCACATATGGTCTTGCTCCCATCATGCATGATAAAACTCCAGGCCTCTCCTTCTACCAAATGGTCCCCCAGGAAGCCCTTCAGTATGAGGGGATTCTCTCCTTACTTCTGCATTTCAAGTGGATATGGATTGGGCTCTTTACGATGGAACTTGAGAATGGAGAACAATTTGTGCAAACAGTGGTTCCAATGTTTTCCTCTAGTGGTATCTGTTTTGCCTTCATAGAAAGAATCCCCAAAGTATCTTTCATCACTGAACTAAAAGACATGATACAGGAGTGTGTGAAAATACGTGATAAAATAATGGGTAGCAAAGCCAATGTGATGGTTCTCTATGGAGAATCTTACTCAATGATATTTCTTAGATGGTTTCCATAtttatcagaagaagaagagatagGAGAGGATGCAAGAGGTAAAGTTTGGATAATGACAGCCCAGATGGAGCTGACTTCTGCAGTTTTTCAAAAGACTTGGGATACACAAATAATCCATGGGGCTCTGCTTTTCACAATTCATTCTAATGCTCTACCAGAATTTCACAAATTTCTTGAACACATAAGTCCCTCCACCACAGATGGTGATTTTTTCATCAAGGACTTCTGGCAACAAGCCTTTGCTTGTGTCTTCCCTAGTACAGTCACAGATGTTATGGATCAGGAGATTTGCACTGGAGAGGAGAACCTGGAAATGCTTCCTACacctttttttgaaatgagcatgacggGCCATAGCTACTGTATATACAATGCTGTTTATGCCATGGCCCACGCTCTCCATGTCATGTTCTCATCCAGAATCAATTCAAGATTACTGGAAGACAATATGAAGCTGACATCTCAGGTTTATCAGCTTTGGCAG TTCCACCATTTCCTCAGGGGTGTGTCATTTAATAATAGTGTGGGAGACAAAGTTTCCTTCAACCAGAAGGGGGAGTTGGAAGCTGGGCTTGATATTATTAATTGGATTGCTTTGCAAAACCAATCCTTTCACAAAGTTAAAGTTGGGAGAATGGATCCCCAGACATCTTCGGGGAAAATGTTCACCATCCATGAGGATGCTATAACATGGCACAAGTGGTTTAATCAG GCAAGGCCTATTTCTGTATGCAGTAAGAAGTGCATTCCTGGTTCAAGCAAGAAAATGAAGGAAGGGAAGCCGTTTTGTTGCTACGACTGCATCCCCTGTCCAGAAGGGAAAATTTCAGACCAGAAGG ATATGATTGACTGTGCTACATGTTCAGACCAAACTTACCCAAATAAAAACCATAATTTCTGTATTCCCAAGGAAATAAGCTTTTTGTCTTTTGAAGAACCTGTGGGGCTCAGTTTAGCCTTTTCTGCTCTTTCCGGTTCTTTGGTCACCATTCTAGTCCTCTTCACATTTATGAAGAACCacaacactcccattgtcaaagccaacaaccggcaGCTCACCTACacactcctcctctccctcctgctctgcttcctttctgcactGCTATTCATTGGACAGCCTCAGATGGTGACCTGTCTcctccgacaaactgcttttggcatcgtcttctcagtggctgtttcttgtgtgctggcaaaaaccctcactgtggttctggctttcatggccaccaagccaggatccagaatgaggaaatgggtgggaaaGAGGCTGGCCAATTCCATTGTACTTTCTTGCTCCCTTATACAAGGAGGCATTTGCATTGTGTGGCTGGTAATCTCTCCCCCGTTGCCAGAGGCTGATGTACACTCAATGGCTGAAGAAATAATACTTGGATGTAACGAGGGGACTGtgattatgttttattgtgtccttgGCTATATTGGCTTCCTGGCCATTGCCAGCTTCACTTTGGCCTTCCTTGCCAGGAAGTTACCCGACacattcaatgaagccaagtttatcactttTAGCATGTTagtgttttgcagtgtgtggttatcctttgttccaacctacttgagcactaaggggaaatacatggtagctgtggagatcttTTCTATCTTAGCCTCCAGTGCTGGATTGTTGGTCTGCATCTTTTcacccaaatgctacattattttgTTGAAGCCTGAATTGAACAAAAGGGAACAGCTAATACGAAGAACTAACTGA
- the LOC128398659 gene encoding olfactory receptor 10A2-like, translating to MLILLENNQTTITEFILLGFGNLHGLQILLFVTFLVIYLITVSGNILILITVSLSRGLHTPMYFFLLNFSFLEIWYTTSVVPKMLKTLLKVREAISFSGCITQFYFFGSMAVVECYLLAVMSYDRYLAICNPLRYTTIMNIKVCFQMAAGSWISGFLTPIVTIVLTFRLPFCASNEIDHFFCDLSPIIKLSCADPHIAEMTTFILASMVTMVPFLLTLASYAKIISTVLRIPSAKGKQKAFSTCSSHLIVVTLFYVTLGTVYAAPSAKQSPILNKLFSLLYTVITPMFNPMIYSLRNKDVKEALWKLIYKEPYCPCMATTVEPEAAYKGTPIEVAIDQ from the coding sequence ATGCTCATTTTACTAGAAAACAATCAAACAACCATAACAGAATTTATTCTCTTGGGATTCGGGAATCTTCATGGTCTACAAATCCTTCTATTTGTGACATTCTTGGTTATCTACCTGATTACAGTCTCTGGCAACATCCTCATATTGATTACTGTATCACTCAGCCGAGGCCTTCACacacccatgtatttcttcctgtTAAATTTCTCTTTCCTGGAGATATGGTATACAACCTCAGTTGTCCCAAAGATGCTGAAGACTCTTCTTAAAGTACGTGAAGCCATCTCCTTCTCTGGTTGCATTACCCAGTTTTATTTCTTTGGCTCCATGGCAGTCGTTGAATGCTATCTCTTAGCAGTGATGTCTTATGATCGGTACTTAGCCATCTGCAATCCACTTCGCTACACAACCATCATGAACATCAAAGTCTGCTTTCAGATGGCAGCTGGTTCCTGGATAAGTGGATTCCTGACTCCCATAGTGACTATCGTGCTAACTTTCCGATTGCCGTTCTGTGCCTCCAATGAAATTGACCATTTCTTCTGTGATTTAAGCCCTATTATAAAGCTCTCCTGTGCTGACCCTCATATAGCAGAGATGACCACATTCATTTTAGCATCCATGGTGACAATGGTCCCCTTTCTTCTCACTTTGGCTTCATATGCCAAAATTATTTCGACTGTTTTGAGAATTCCATCTGCCAAAGGGAAGCAGAAAGCTTTCTCCACATGTTCCTCTCACCTCATTGTGGTGACACTGTTCTATGTCACTTTAGGTACTGTTTATGCAGCCCCATCAGCAAAACAGTCACCCATTCTCAATAAACTCTTCTCTTTGTTGTACACTGTCATCACACCCATGTTCAACCCCATGATCTATAGTCTGAGAAACAAAGATGTCAAAGAAGCCCTGTGGAAACTCATCTATAAAGAACCTTATTGTCCGTGCATGGCCACCACTGTGGAACCAGAGGCAGCATATAAGGGAACCCCAATAGAAGTGGCAATAGACCAGTGA
- the LOC128400270 gene encoding olfactory receptor 6F1-like: MGENNREEQNKSRVMEFILLGFPGSSHFQLTIFIIFLNMYILTILGNFCIILLIVTNRSLHTPMYFFLCNLSFLEIWYTTASVPKILAMFLGRSRSISFTSCILQMYCIFSFGCTEHFLIAIMAYDRYLAICFPLHYSTIMDIHLSSKLAGGCWLGGFLAMCIPTYLLTTLSFCGPNVINNFYCNLDSWIVLSCTDTHFLEITAFFTAIFVIVGSCVTTLLSYIYIILTILRIPSKKGRQKAFSTCSSHLAVVIIWYGSTIFLFVKPSKQTSLERTKVVSIFNLIVVPLLNPFIYTLRNKEVREVLRKVFCR, translated from the coding sequence ATGGGAGAAAACAACAGAGAAGAGCAAAATAAATCAAGAGTGATGGAATTCATTCTGCTTGGCTTCCCTGGGTCTTCACATTTCCAGCTAACAATCTTCATCATCTTTTTAAATATGTACATCTTGACCATTTTGGGAAATTTCTGTATTATCCTTCTAATAGTAACTAATCGCAGTCTCCATACTcccatgtatttctttctttgcaatctcTCTTTTTTGGAAATATGGTACACAACAGCCTCTGTCCCAAAGATCCTGGCTATGTTCCTCGGAAGAAGCAGAAGCATCTCTTTTACAAGTTGCATTTTGcagatgtactgtattttttcctTTGGGTGCACAGAGCATTTTctaatagccatcatggcttatGATCGATATTTGGCCATATGTTTCCCCCTTCATTACAGCACCATTATGGACATTCATCTTTCTAGCAAGTTGGCAGGAGGCTGTTGGCTTGGTGGATTCCTTGCTATGTGTATACCAACCTATCTGCTCACAACATTGTCTTTCTGTGGCCCCAATGTTATCAATAATTTCTATTGTAACCTAGATTCCTGGATAGTTCTTTCCTGCACAGACACCCACTTTCTTGAGATAACAGCTTTTTTCACAGCTATATTTGTCATTGTAGGCTCCTGTGTGACAACCCTTCTTTCCTATATTTACATTATCCTCACCATCCTACGCATCCCCTCCaaaaaaggaagacaaaaagcCTTTTCCACATGTTCCTCCCATCTTGCTGTGGTGATTATTTGGTATGGCTCCACTATCTTCCTGTTTGTAAAGCCATCTAAACAGACCTCATTAGAACGAACCAAAGTAGTGAGCATCTTCAATCTTATTGTGGTGCCTCTTTTGAATCCTTTCATCTATACTCTAAGAAATAAAGAGGTGAGGGAGGTGTTGAGAAAAGTATTCTGCAGGTGA
- the LOC128398660 gene encoding olfactory receptor 6F1-like has product MRKGNDSTVKEFILLGFSGSHELQIFLFMLFFFMYILTITGNVAIIALVRARRQLHTPMYFFLCNLSFLEIWYTSACIPKTLAILVSKSHQTITFTGCIIQMYIVFSLGCTEYFLLAVMAYDRYLAICHPLHYHTIMSKMLSVQMALGSWICGFAAILVPAFLITQLSFCDSNVINHFFCDIVPWIVLSCTDTYTLEMAWFILAGIVIMGSCVITLISYVYIITTILKIASAEGRQRTFSTCSSHLTVVIIWYGSTIFLHITPAKHQSLELTKTVTLLNTIVTPLLNPFIYTLRNTEVQEAFRATFRFTTMLQISRKDRG; this is encoded by the coding sequence ATGAGAAAAGGAAATGACTCCACTGTGAAGGAATTCATCCTTCTGGGTTTCTCTGGATCTCATGAACTACAAATCTTCCTTTTCATGCTCTTTTTCTTTATGTACATCCTGACAATCACTGGAAATGTGGCCATCATAGCTTTAGTGCGAGCCAGACGACAACTCCACACACCTATGTACTTcttcctctgcaatctttccTTCCTGGAGATATGGTACACATCAGCCTGTATTCCCAAGACTTTAGCAATCCTTGTGTCCAAGAGCCACCAAACTATCACCTTCACAGGGTGCATCATACAGATGTACATTGTTTTCTCCTTGGGATGTACAGAATACTTCCTGCTTGCTGTCATGGCTTATGACCGCTATTTGGCCATATGCCACCCATTGCACTACCACACCATCATGTCCAAAATGTTGTCTGTCCAAATGGCATTGGGATCTTGGATATGTGGCTTTGCAGCAATTTTGGTACCAGCCTTCCTTATAACCCAATTGTCTTTCTGTGACTCCAATGTTATCAACCACTTCTTTTGTGACATTGTGCCTTGGATAGTCCTTTCCTGTACTGACACATACACATTAGAAATGGCATGGTTCATACTTGCTGGTATTGTCATCATGGGCTCATGTGTGATAACTTTAATATCCTACGTTTATATCATCACCACAATATTAAAGATTGCATCTGCTGAAGGCCGTCAACGAACCTTTTCCACCTGTTCCTCTCATCTCACAGTGGTGATAATATGGTATGGTTCCACCATTTTCCTACATATCACACCTGCCAAGCATCAGTCACTGGAATTGACCAAAACTGTCACTCTCCTGAATACTATTGTAACCCCTTTGTTAAATCCTTTCATTTACACACTCAGAAATACTGAGGTGCAAGAAGCTTTCAGGGCCACGTTCAGATTCACAACTATGTTACAAATTAGCAGAAAAGACAGAGGCTGA
- the LOC128398661 gene encoding olfactory receptor 6A2-like has translation MWNQTSHVEFIIMGFPELPQHQLYLFAFFSTIYLLTLLENVLLIVTISLNNHLHTPMYFFLGNLSLLEIFYVSVTMPKLLSNLLLGEKTITLEGCITQLYFFLSLASSECFLLATMAYDRYLAICYPLHYATLMNHRVFTVLSLVSWLGGFLASFPSVLMISNLQFCRKNTIRHFFCDLSPLLRLSCTDTSSIEMLDFVAALAVLMTSLAVTGTSYVCIFCTVAKIPSVKGKRKAFSTCVSHLAVVSMFYATTIFMYARPKAIGTFDLNKLVSILYTVVAPFLNPIIYSLRNREVRKTLRRALHNSAMLSKCFQTEKLKPSQN, from the coding sequence ATGTGGAACCAAACCTCACATGTAGAATTCATAATTATGGGTTTCCCTGAACTTCCACAGCACCAGttatatttatttgcatttttcagCACCATCTACCTTCTAACTCTTCTGGAAAATGTCCTCCTCATCGTGACCATTTCACTGAACAACCACCTTCAtactcccatgtacttcttcctaggaaatctctctcttttggaaATATTCTATGTCTCAGTAACAATGCCCAAATTGTTATCAAATCTATTGTTGGGTGAGAAGACAATTACTTTGGAGGGCTGCATCACTCAGCTGTATTTTTTCTTATCTTTGGCTTCTTCTGAATGCTTTCTCTTGGCAACTATGGCCTATGACAGGTATTTGGCCATTTGCTACCCATTACATTATGCAACACTCATGAATCACAGAGTATTCACTGTCTTGAGTCTGGTTTCCTGGCTAGGTGGCTTCCTGGCTTCCTTTCCATCAGTGTTGATGATCTCCAACTTGCAGTTTTGCAGGAAAAATACAATCAGACACTTTTTCTGTGACCTCTCACCTTTGTTGAGGTTGTCATGCACTGACACTTCATCCATTGAGATGTTGGATTTTGTGGCAGCTTTAGCAGTCCTCATGACTTCACTGGCAGTCACTGGAACATCTTACGTATGCATCTTTTGCACAGTTGCAAAAATCCCCTCCGTCAAAGGGAAGCGGAAAGCTTTTTCCACCTGTGTCTCACACCTGGCAGTTGTTTCTATGTTCTATGCCACCACCATATTCATGTATGCACGACCCAAGGCCATCGGAACCTTTGATCTCAACAAGCTGGTGTCCATCCTCTACACAGTGGTGGCTCCTTTTCTCAATCCAATCATCTACAGCCTTAGAAACAGGGAAGTGAGGAAGACCTTAAGGAGAGCTTTACATAACTCAGCCATGTTATCAAAATGTTTTCAAACTGAGAAGCTAAAGCCATCACAAAACTGA